In the genome of uncultured Fibrobacter sp., the window ATCAGGAATCGGGCCGTTTTCGCTGAGCGAAATAATCTTGTTGGTGCCGCCCTTGTTTGTGAGGTCAATGAATGCAGCGCTGTTGCTCTGGTGATCGTTTGCCTTGTTGTAAATGTCAACGCTCAACACGTCATAGTAGGTTTCGCCCGGAGTCCAAGACATCGTGGCGGCATCTTTTGGGTTAAAGTCCCAAATCAGGTTGTTCACGCCGTTCTTGAAGACCATACGTTCGTAGACCAACTGGTAAAGGGCTGCGAACTGCTTGCCAGTATTGACGCTCCACCAGAACCAGTTTCCACCGGATTCGTGCAACGGGCGGAAGATGGCGGCGACGCCTTCTTTCTGAAGGTCAAGGAAAATATTAGAAACGAGGTCGATATCACCGACAATGGCCTTGTACTGGGCGGAAGTCGTATCCCATGTAGTGGTGCCCTTGACGAATGCTTCGGAGAAGTCGAATTCGGTATTGTTGGTCTTGTTGCCGTTAGCAGTGTAGAATTCTACTTCGTCACCCGGGCGCCAGTGCCATGTGACAGCCGGAATGCCGCCTTTTTTCCAAATAGACTTGGCGATGTCAATAGCCTTTTCGGTGTATTCCTTGAACCAAGAAGATTCCTTGTTTGCGCCGGTGGCGTTCATCAGGTCGACGCCGACGAGTGCCGGGTACTTGCCGCCAGCCGTATACACAGCTTGAACGTCTTCGTGCTGGGTTGCATCACCAACGGTGTAGGCGTCCATGTTGCCGGTCATTACACCAGAAATAGTCTTCTTGCCAAAGTTGTTGACCAAGAAGTTATAAAGCTTGACTGCAGACGGGGTGGCGTTCTTGGTGACAGGTGCGTTGCAAATCGTGAATGCCTTTGCTTCGTATTCCTTGACTTCGATGTAGTCCACATCGATCCAGCCCCAGCTATTGGTAATGGAAATCGTGTTTTCGCCTGCGGCAAGATTCAGAACCGTTTCGACGTCGGCGAATTTGCCCTTTTCGGTTTCTTCAAAAGTAACGGCAGAGGAGATGCTTCCAACAACGACGTTGTTAATCTTGGAAGTGCCGTAATTGTTCATATAATGAATAACGATCGTGTACTGGCCCGCTTTTTCGACGGTGAAGGGGGCGAACGTCAAATCGCCACCGTTCAGCTTGACCACTTTGCCGCCCGAAGCTGCAGTAACAGAGGCGACGGCTGCATCCTTGGTGACGGTACCGTCTTCGGCTTCGTATTGTGCAGCGCTTGCGGATGCTGCGGCGGCGAGACCGAAAGCGAGAATCGTTTTTGTGAATTTCATAACATGCTCCTATATTTTCGTCAAGGAAAATAGGTTTTGCAGAGTGCATTTCAAAGCATATTTTGAATTGTGTTGAATAAATCGTTGGGTGATTCTCAACAAAAAAATCCGCTTTTTCAAGCGGATTTTGATAACTAATATTTACTAGAGACGCCGTTTTCGCGAATTAAAGCTCAATTCCCGTCTTTTCGTGGAAATGGAAGCCGAACGTAAATGTGCGCTCTTCACCAGGCGGGATCACAATGAGGCCACGGTGGTGATTCAATGCATCGGGTTCCGTTGTCATGGGTTCGATAGCGATGCTCATGCGGTCAGGCGGGGTGTAAATCTGGATGGCGTTGTACTGTTCAACACCGGCTTTCTGCCAAATATCAAGCATATAGCGGTCGCTTTCAAGCGATACGTGTGCGTTGTTGATAAAGTCAGAACCGTTAGCCTGCAATTCGGTGACATCTTTTTCGAGACAGAAGCAATCGTTGATGAATTCATCGTTGATTTTGCGGCCGTTTTCAAAACGGGTGTCTTCTTTGTACTGCCCGGTAGGAATGTCGGCTTTGTCCAACAGAGCGAGCGAACAAGCGGGCAATTTCATTGTCAGGTTGTTAATCTTTTCGCCCAAAGTAAAATACGGGTGCCAGCCTTCGGAATAGGGCATGTCGGTGTTGCCGACGTTTTTGACGGTCGAGGTAATCGAAACGCTTTCGCCCGTGAAGGTGATTGCGTTGGTGGCGCGATAGGGGAACGGGAAACCGGCAAATGCACCCGGCCAGTCACAAGTGAAAATGGCGGTGCAGCTGTCGTTTTCGCTTTCGAAGGAATCAAATTCCCATTCTTTGTTCTGCAAGAATCCATGCAGGGCGTGCGGTGCCCAGGTTACGTTGTTTACAAGTTCGTAGGTCTTGCCCTGCCAGGTGAATTTGGCGTAGGCCGTGCGGCCGGGGAAGGGAGTGAGCCTGCAACCGGCGTTTGTGTCCGGGGAAATTTTTCTAAGGGTAGGTTCGTCTTTGTAGCCGTAGAGCAAATCGAGCAATGTCGAGGTGCGGGTATTTTGCTGATTTTCTACGGGGACTCGCCAACCGTTGAGTCCGCAGCCAAAACCGTTCAGAATTTCAAATTCGGCTCCGTCGTCGCGTTGAAGCACGAAACAGGGAATGGTGCCCAGGGGGCGGAAAATTAGTTTGAATTGGCTCATAGGCTAATAAATGTACAATAAATCGCGAGAAAATGCCCTATTGCAATAATCAAATAAGAAAATATTAAAATACAATGTGTCAATTTTCGTACATAAATGAAGGTCTCGGGCGCTTTTGCTATCTTTGCCGCCATGGATTCCCAGACGATTGTAGCCCCGATGACGCCTGCAGGCGTGAGTGCTGTGGCGGCCCTCCGAGTGAGCGGTACGCAGGTGCGTCTGGTGGTGGAACGCCTGTTTGGAACAAAGGCGGCCAAGGGGTTAAAGCCCCGCATGGCAAATCTCGGCACGGCCCGCGACCCGGAATCGGGCAAGGTGCTCGATAGCCTTCTGTACATTTATTTTGAATCGCCGAATTCCTACACCGGCGAAGACGTGCTGGAACTTTACCCTCACGGAAACCCGCTGATCGTGCGCGACTTGCTGCAGGCAATTCGCAGCATCGAGGGCGTACGCCTGGCCGAACCCGGCGAATACACGCGTCGTGCTTTCTTAAATGGTAAAATGGATTTGACCCAGGCCGAATCGGTGGCCGACGTGATTCACAGCGCAAACCGTGCGGAACTGGAAAACGCCCACCGCCTGCTTTCGGGTGCGCTTTCGAAAAAGATTGCAACGCTTACGGCACAGGTGAAAGACATTTCGGCCCGCCTCGAACTTGACGTGGACTTTGCCGAAGAAGAAGCCGATCCCGATTTTGCGGGCTGGGAGGCGCGCTTTGTCTCTATACGCGAATCTATCCTGCAGATTTTGAACAGCTTCCGCGGCAAGGCGAACCTGAGCAGGCTCCCGCTGGCCGTTCTTTACGGCGCTCCGAATGCGGGCAAGTCGAGCTTGGTGAATGCGCTCCTCGGCGAAGACCGCGTGCTCGTGAGTAATGTTCCGGGCACCACGCGCGACTTTGTTGAAGTGAGACTCTTTTTGGAAGGTGGTGAAATTCGCTTGGTTGATACCGCGGGCATCGCAGAGCATGCCACCGACGAACTCGATGCGCTCAGCATGAAAAAGTCCCGCGAGATTCTGGAAGAAGCGGATTTGAAAATTTTGGTGGAGGATGGAAGCGACGTCATTGCGAGGAGTGCAAGCGACGAAGCAATCCAGCCTGATTTTATTGTCCACTCCAAGTGCGACGTGCGTCAGTCCCTTCCCGAAACCGGACTCTGCATTTCTTCCAAAACAGGTGCGGGCCTTGCCGAACTCAAGAGCATCATGAATTCCGCCTTGTTCAAAAAGCGTGAAAACGAAGAAGACCTCTGGATTACCAGCGAACGCGAAAAGGCTTGCCTCGAAGATGCCTACGCCGGCGTGAACCGCGTGCTCGACCTGCTCCGTAGAAATCCGGCGGTAGAACTGCTCGCCTTTGAAATGCAGCTTGTCCGTAGGTCGCTCCAGAGCATAACGGGCGAAATTTCGTCCGAAGACATTTTACAATCTATTTTCGCGGGGTTCTGCATTGGAAAGTAGTTACATCGGTGCTTTGCTTGCCATTTTCATGTTCGGCTCCTACATGGTGCCCCTTAAAAAATGGCCGAATTATTCCAGCTGGGCCTACCTTTCGATGATGACCTTGGGCGCGCTTCTGAGTGCGCTTGTCGTTGCGTTCTATACGGGTACCTTCAATGTGCACCCGATTGGCGTGCTTTGCGGCCTCATGTGGGTCGTGGGTGGCGCCTTCTGTTTCTGGGCGGTGCAGGCCGAAGCCGACCTCGCGGGCGCCGGCGTGCGTTCCATGGGTGTGAGCATTCTGGCCTCGTTCCTGTCGGGCGTGCTCCTGTTCGGCGAACAGTCCAAATTCTTCCTCTCGATTCCGGCCATTGCGTGCTTCCTGATCGGGCTTTCGCGCTTGTCGCCGTCGCATGGCGGCTCCGTATTCAAGAACTGGCGTTCCCTTTTGGGCGGCTTTGCCTTCGGTACCTACCTGATTCCCTATAAGCTTGCGGTCCAGTCGGGCCTCTCGATGACCGATGTCGAATTCCTCTGCCCGTTTACCATCGGCCTTTTTGTCGGCAGCCAGGCTCTGATTGCCGTGCTTGAAATCCGCCGCAAAAAAATGTTCGAATACAAACTCGTGCCGAGTCTAGTCACCATTGTGATGGGCGTGCTCTGGATGGTCGGCATGCATGGTTGCTTCTGGGCTATCGATGTGAACGGCGCGCTCGGTTATGCCATCGGTTACCCGCTTACGCAGCTGAACTTGCTGGTGAACCTGGGCTGGGGAGTGTTTGTTTTCGGCGAATACAAAACGGCCCGCGAACGAATCAAGTTGCTCTTGGCGACCTTCATCATTCT includes:
- a CDS encoding glycosyl hydrolase translates to MKFTKTILAFGLAAAASASAAQYEAEDGTVTKDAAVASVTAASGGKVVKLNGGDLTFAPFTVEKAGQYTIVIHYMNNYGTSKINNVVVGSISSAVTFEETEKGKFADVETVLNLAAGENTISITNSWGWIDVDYIEVKEYEAKAFTICNAPVTKNATPSAVKLYNFLVNNFGKKTISGVMTGNMDAYTVGDATQHEDVQAVYTAGGKYPALVGVDLMNATGANKESSWFKEYTEKAIDIAKSIWKKGGIPAVTWHWRPGDEVEFYTANGNKTNNTEFDFSEAFVKGTTTWDTTSAQYKAIVGDIDLVSNIFLDLQKEGVAAIFRPLHESGGNWFWWSVNTGKQFAALYQLVYERMVFKNGVNNLIWDFNPKDAATMSWTPGETYYDVLSVDIYNKANDHQSNSAAFIDLTNKGGTNKIISLSENGPIPDVDNMYTDGATWSWWMPWYESPSWNGGYVSQTAASVWQKNLADERIITLDEMPGWDNYTEAASATKVCPTASESAKFDADTSKKEDYKNLMMAVTYKALNDSGANIELQKVPNLTGATTVSLKITNNGSGGADGGIWVGLAFVRNGMEDDGWTWEMSTSTGCWINDGASSTCEFDITKYEDDDKVEHPMDLDKLFSVTLMVAAVGFEGTVIFDDLVADNGKVISAFDKTSELFKTATQSKGHIAKIELVDESGAPAAIKPVVAKASASAKLSVSGKTVSLTTAKAGLVSVEVFGMNGKRVATLYKGNLAAGTSAFSLADMPKGRYIVRVKGAGLAATQPVLIK
- a CDS encoding aldose 1-epimerase — translated: MSQFKLIFRPLGTIPCFVLQRDDGAEFEILNGFGCGLNGWRVPVENQQNTRTSTLLDLLYGYKDEPTLRKISPDTNAGCRLTPFPGRTAYAKFTWQGKTYELVNNVTWAPHALHGFLQNKEWEFDSFESENDSCTAIFTCDWPGAFAGFPFPYRATNAITFTGESVSITSTVKNVGNTDMPYSEGWHPYFTLGEKINNLTMKLPACSLALLDKADIPTGQYKEDTRFENGRKINDEFINDCFCLEKDVTELQANGSDFINNAHVSLESDRYMLDIWQKAGVEQYNAIQIYTPPDRMSIAIEPMTTEPDALNHHRGLIVIPPGEERTFTFGFHFHEKTGIEL
- the mnmE gene encoding tRNA uridine-5-carboxymethylaminomethyl(34) synthesis GTPase MnmE, which encodes MKVSGAFAIFAAMDSQTIVAPMTPAGVSAVAALRVSGTQVRLVVERLFGTKAAKGLKPRMANLGTARDPESGKVLDSLLYIYFESPNSYTGEDVLELYPHGNPLIVRDLLQAIRSIEGVRLAEPGEYTRRAFLNGKMDLTQAESVADVIHSANRAELENAHRLLSGALSKKIATLTAQVKDISARLELDVDFAEEEADPDFAGWEARFVSIRESILQILNSFRGKANLSRLPLAVLYGAPNAGKSSLVNALLGEDRVLVSNVPGTTRDFVEVRLFLEGGEIRLVDTAGIAEHATDELDALSMKKSREILEEADLKILVEDGSDVIARSASDEAIQPDFIVHSKCDVRQSLPETGLCISSKTGAGLAELKSIMNSALFKKRENEEDLWITSEREKACLEDAYAGVNRVLDLLRRNPAVELLAFEMQLVRRSLQSITGEISSEDILQSIFAGFCIGK
- a CDS encoding GRP family sugar transporter, with product MESSYIGALLAIFMFGSYMVPLKKWPNYSSWAYLSMMTLGALLSALVVAFYTGTFNVHPIGVLCGLMWVVGGAFCFWAVQAEADLAGAGVRSMGVSILASFLSGVLLFGEQSKFFLSIPAIACFLIGLSRLSPSHGGSVFKNWRSLLGGFAFGTYLIPYKLAVQSGLSMTDVEFLCPFTIGLFVGSQALIAVLEIRRKKMFEYKLVPSLVTIVMGVLWMVGMHGCFWAIDVNGALGYAIGYPLTQLNLLVNLGWGVFVFGEYKTARERIKLLLATFIILAGAVLLTLSKG